The Pontibacter sp. SGAir0037 DNA segment AATGAATGTTCTCGGGTAGTTCCTGCTCTATGTGGCGGTGCTGGCCCAGTAAATGGCTGATATGGGTAAGGTAAGCTTGTTCCGGCTGTAACTCATCCAGTACTTTGATAGCCTCCTGTAGCGAAAAATGTGAAATATGAGGTTCATGGCGCAGCGCATTCAGCACAATTACTTTAGAGCCTCTTATCTTCTCTTTTTCATTTTCTGAAATATAGTTGGCGTCTGTGATATACGTAAAATCGCCGATCCGATACCCAAATATAGGGAGCTTGTAATGCATTACACGGATAGGTGTAAACGTAACGCCTTCTACTTCGAAAGGTGTTTCTGTAACCGGGTATAGTTCAACCCTTGGAATGCCAGGGTACTTGAAGTCGGCAAAGATGTAA contains these protein-coding regions:
- a CDS encoding MBL fold metallo-hydrolase, whose protein sequence is MKVTFLGTGTSQGVPVIGCSCEVCRSVDYRDKRLRVSIHLQVNDKSIIIDTGPDFRQQVLRERIKTLDALVFTHEHKDHTAGLDDIRAYNFLQNKDMPVYGEERVLRQLKQEFSYIFADFKYPGIPRVELYPVTETPFEVEGVTFTPIRVMHYKLPIFGYRIGDFTYITDANYISENEKEKIRGSKVIVLNALRHEPHISHFSLQEAIKVLDELQPEQAYLTHISHLLGQHRHIEQELPENIHLAYDGLQIEV